The genomic interval GCTCCGAGGGCTCCTGGGCCCGCTTGACGCGGAAGGATTGCCCCCGTTGCTCCACGTCGACGCCCTCGGCACGCAGCCGCTTCGCCTGCTCGTGCGCCACCGTGGGCGCCAGCACCCCTCCCGCCTTCGTCACCCGCCACCAGGGGACCTCCTGCCCCGACGGCAGCGTCGTCATCTCCCGCCCCACGCCGCGCGCCGCGCCGGGCCTCCCCGCGTACAGCGCCACC from Myxococcus stipitatus carries:
- a CDS encoding MGMT family protein gives rise to the protein MALLRRPKTKARVKKAEPAAAKRPPFSEAVWRAVRAIPRGQVRSYSQVALYAGRPGAARGVGREMTTLPSGQEVPWWRVTKAGGVLAPTVAHEQAKRLRAEGVDVEQRGQSFRVKRAQEPSERGQAAVPERKRAASKRKR